In the genome of Ictalurus furcatus strain D&B chromosome 13, Billie_1.0, whole genome shotgun sequence, one region contains:
- the tectb gene encoding beta-tectorin — protein MAFVAALIFLLPASWACIPQKADYVMISCFPNAIIANVPECPYGWEIGQLSLGGVCYTGVNTPGFYRFTIPDLTPKNLSYCATLSEYVGGKDPKYIFYNSVVSNDSSLTVRNQPVNYTFSCTYRAAYLVNNAVFSQRVATVYVNNGSLGSFKSQLSMNVFTNSKFLYAKDAPYVIDTSEIGSEVFIGIEAKGLSNRFKVVITNCWATPTPYSTDKKRWSLILNSCSSDNTVTIFENAKDSRSMFKFNSFRFQRLEKVSTVWLHCEVQVCDGEKLYCQPTPCTSRSVKSEPDPHGGILTMEFQIKAQHSSSYTHLAGTFLSMLCVFLLNAVLHYTSL, from the exons ATGGCTTTTGTCGCTGCACTAATTTTTCTTCTCCCTGCCTCATGGGCTTGTATTCCACAAAAAGCTG aTTATGTTATGATTTCCTGTTTTCCAAATGCCATCATTGCAAATGTGCCGGAGTGCCCATACGGATGGGAAATAGGACAGCTGTCTTTGGGTGGTGTGTGCTACACAGGGGTCAATACTCCTGGCTTCTACCGCTTTACCATTCCTGATCTCACACCCAAGAATCTCTCGTACTGTGCCACCCTGTCTGAG TATgttggaggcaaagacccaAAGTACATTTTCTACAACTCTGTAGTCTCCAATGACTCATCACTAACAGTGCGGAACCAGCCGGTGAACTACACCTTTAGCTGCACGTACAGGGCAGCTTACTTGGTCAACAATGCAGTCTTCAGTCAAAG AGTGGCAACGGTTTATGTCAACAATGGGAGTTTAGGTTCTTTTAAGTCTCAATTGTCTATGAACGTGTTCACA AACTCTAAGTTCCTGTATGCTAAAGATGCTCCATATGTGATTGACACCTCGGAAATTGGCTCGGAGGTCTTCATCGGCATCGAAGCGAAAGGACTGAGTAATAG GTTTAAGGTGGTTATAACAAATTGCTGGGCAACACCTACTCCTTATTCAACAGACAAGAAGAGATGGAGCTTAATTCTCAATAG CTGTTCGTCAGATAACACTGTGACCATATTTGAGAACGCCAAAGACAGCCGCTCAATGTTCAAGTTCAATTCATTCCGGTTTCAGCGACTAGAGAAAGTGTCCACTGTGTGGCTTCACTGCGAGGTTCAAGTGTGTGATGGCGAAAAGCTCTACTGTCAGCCG ACTCCATGTACATCAAGGAGTGTCAAATCTGAACCAGATCCACATGGAGGCATCTTGACAATGGAGTTTCAAATTAAAG CACAACATTCTTCCAGTTATACACATCTTGCAG GAACTTTTCTgagcatgttgtgtgtgtttctgcttaATGCAGTTTTGCATTATACCAGTTTGTAA
- the gucy2g gene encoding guanylate cyclase 2G: MEGTLKSKATDHARCWVLIFLLCSTFINPIICSRTNQNKLLVGFQAPRNLSYPFSASKLGSAMQIAVDKINSNPSFVENYTLDFVYVDTDCKAKLSLGAFIDQIWRENISALFGPPCPEEAEVTGLLASTWNIPMFGFVGQTSKMDNSLIYDTYIKIVPPLKRVGEVLLKVLEFFGWTNVGIIGGGAESNTWDKVDGLFKSVEQQLQGRVTVTSSIMFDISDQELTHKTVKHISKVARVIIVISNAEDSTKLVMEAERQGLMNGEYVFLLVQEFEVSGNVDNVWKSALSDNSQMALKAFDMVFVLAQKSYEGYDYYDFFERVYERLKGAPFYSNLSSDREVSPYSSYLHDAVLLYAMALKEALKDGKDPHNGRDVLQKLKDKNSIRFYGASGLVHFDQNGERNIDYSLYDLQLHEGIIKFVAILNFDSHTKMIKTTSRFSTVIWPTGKIPTDNPECGFDNELCEWLNSEIYLVSLLVVMPLFGVLAVILITFLTLQKTRLQTKLEDSNWWLIDYNDITILIEPKGGQAFSLHTTPSKSGSGGSQTMISTNSFGLKDKNGKETIYATIGLYQGNHVSIKYLDNQLLRDVKKSSVIAEFNVMRELKHENLIQFFGVCNEPPNVCIVMQYCKKGSLKDILRNSEIELDWMFKLSFAYDIVNGIEYLHRSSLKSHGNLKPTTCLVDSRLQVKLSGFGLWEFKHGTKHRLIPLENPKYEELYWIAPELLREVHLPFNGTQKADVFSFAIIMREIIYSTEVGPYHDIQLEPKEIIKQLRAPLAGEPLRPTLSAQMCDEALITLLNACWSENPDQRPPFTSIRRRLREICPDSHTNILDNMVNKLEKYANHLEDVVEERTNQLTIEKSRADKLLSSMLPRYIADQLMSGKSVEPTSYDLVTIFFSDIVGFTTMCSISSALEVVTLLNDLYSLFDEIIKLYDVYKVETIGDAYMVASGLPISNGTRHAEEISIMALHFLSAIKRFRIRHLPNEKLAVRIGINSGPVVAGVVGTTMPRYCLFGDTVNTASRMESSSLPLKIHISQSTAEILMKIGSYELEERGDTELKGKGLQKTFWLNNKVGLKFPLSPQHCDMKLDPEPEVTYKPNISCDVESKEKGRTHKIHDVDKIPGAYTLTVPDI, translated from the exons ATGGAAGGAACATTAAAATCCAAAGCAACTGATCATGCAAGATGCTGGGTCTTGATATTTTTACTGTGTTCCACATTCATCAACCCCATCATTTGCAGCCGTACAAACCAAAACAAGCTGTTGGTAGGATTCCAAGCTCCTCGGAATTTATCCTATCCATTCAGTGCTTCAAAACTGGGCTCTGCCATGCAGATTGCCGTAGATAAAATTAATTCGAACCCATCCTTTGTTGAAAATTATACCCTTGACTTTGTGTATGTGGACACTGACTGTAAAGCGAAGCTCTCGCTTGGAGCATTCATTGACCAAATTTGGAGGGAAAATATATCAGCCCTCTTTGGGCCACCTTGTCCTGAGGAGGCAGAG GTCACTGGACTTCTTGCATCCACTTGGAACATCCCAATGTTTGGCTTTGTTGGGCAGACAAGCAAAATGGATAATTCTCTTATTTATGACACTTATATCAAAATTGTCCCTCCGCTTAAGAGGGTGGGAGAAGTTTTGCTCAAGGTACTGGAGTTCTTTGGGTGGACGAATGTTGGTATAATTGGAGGAGGTGCAGAATCTAACACTTGGGACAAAGTGGATGGACTTTTTAAATCTGTGGAACAGCAACTCCAAGGCAGAGTAACAGTGACAAGCAGCATCATGTTTGACATCAGTGATCAGGAACTCACTCATAAGACTGTGAAACATATCTCCAAAGTTGCAAGGG TGATTATAGTGATAAGTAATGCTGAAGATTCCACTAAGCTGGTAATGGAGGCTGAAAGACAAGGCTTGATGAATGGAGagtatgtttttcttctggTACAAGAGTTTGAGGTCAGTGGCAATGTG gATAACGTGTggaaaagtgctttgagtgACAACAGCCAAATGGCACTGAAGGCATTTGATATGGTGTTTGTCCTGGCTCAGAAGTCTTATGAAGGCTATGATTATTATGACTTCTTTGAACGTGTATATGAGAGGTTGAAAGGGGCCCCTTTTTACAGCAATCTTTCTTCAGACAGAGAA GTAAGTCCTTATTCGAGCTACCTACATGATGCTGTCCTGCTCTATGCCATGGCACTAAAGGAGGCTCTCAAAGATGGCAAAGATCCTCATAATGGGCGAGATGTTCTTCAGAAGCTCAAAGACAAAAACAGCATTAGGTTTTATG GAGCCTCAGGTCTAGTTCACTTTGATCAAAATGGAGAGAGGAACATTGACTATTCTTTATATGACTTGCAACTACATGAGGGCATCATAAAATTTGTCGCCATTCTAAACTTTGACAGTCATACAAAAATGATCAA aaCAACATCAAGGTTTTCAACTGTGATCTGGCCAACAGGGAAAATACCAACAGATAACCCAGAGTGCGGTTTTGACAATGAACTCTGTGAATGGCTAAACAGTG AGATATATCTGGTATCATTGTTGGTGGTCATGCCACTGTTTGGAGTGCTAGCAGTGATCTTGATTACATTCCTGACCCTACAGAAGACCCGTCTGCAGACAAAACTAGAGGACTCCAACTGGTGGCTTATCGACTACAATGATATCACTATTCTCATAGAGCCTAAG GGAGGGCAGGCATTTTCATTACATACAACTCCTAGTAAAAGTGGAAGTGGTGGCTCTCAGACAATGATCTCCACTAACAGCTTTGGTCTGAAGGACAAAAATGGCAAAGAGACCATCTATGCAACAATCGGCCTGTACCAG GGAAATCACGTGAGCATTAAATACCTGGACAATCAACTTCTACGTGACGTCAAGAAATCATCTGTTATTGCTGAGTTCAATGTG ATGAGGGAGCTTAAACATGAGAACTTGATACAGTTTTTTGGAGTTTGTAATGAACCCCCTAATGTCTGCATAGTCATGCAATACTGCAAAAAAGGTAGCTTAAAg GACATTCTCAGGAACAGTGAAATTGAGCTTGACTGGATGTTTAAACTATCCTTTGCCTATGACATTGTCAAC GGTATAGAATACCTACACAGGAGCAGTCTGAAGTCTCATGGCAACCTGAAGCCAACCACATGTCTCGTGGACAGTCGGCTGCAGGTCAAACTTTCAGGCTTTGGACTATGGGAGTTCAAACATGGCACCAAACACAGACTGATCCCACTTGAGAACCCCAAATATGAAG aGTTGTACTGGATTGCTCCAGAGCTTTTGAGAGAAGTGCACCTTCCATTCAATGGTACTCAAAAAGCAGATGTGTTTAGCTTTGCAATAATCATGCGAGAGATAATCTACAGCACAGAAGTGGGACCCTACCATGATATACAGTTGGAGCCAAAAG AAATCATCAAGCAGCTCAGGGCGCCTCTAGCAGGGGAGCCCCTCAGACCTACTCTGTCTGCTCAGATGTGTGACGAAGCTTTGATAACTCTTCTGAATGCCTGCTGGAGTGAGAATCCTGACCAAAGACCCCCCTTTACCTCCATTAGGAGAAGACTGCGAGAAATCTGCCCTGACAG CCATACTAATATTTTGGACAATATGGTAAACAAGCTGGAAAAATATGCTAATCATCTAGAGGATGTGGTGGAAGAGAGGACCAATCAGCTCACTATAGAAAAAAGCAGAGCTGATAAACTTCTCTCTAGTATGCTTCCCAG GTACATAGCAGATCAGTTAATGTCAGGAAAGTCAGTGGAGCCCACGAGTTATGACCTGGTGACCATTTTCTTCTCTGATATTGTGGGCTTCACTACCATGTGTTCAATCAGCTCAGCCCTGGAAGTAGTGACACTCCTCAATGACCTCTACAGCCTGTTTGATGAGATCATCAAACTCTATGATGTTTATAAG GTGGAAACTATAGGAGATGCATATATGGTGGCAAGTGGGCTGCCTATAAGTAATGGCACCAGGCATGCAGAAGAAATCTCGATAATGGCCCTCCATTTCCTCAGTGCCATTAAAAGATTCAGAATCAGACACTTGCCCAATGAGAAGCTTGCTGTACGGATTGGCATCAACTCTG GTCCAGTGGTTGCTGGTGTTGTGGGAACTACAATGCCCCGCTACTGCTTGTTTGGAGACACAGTAAATACTGCCTCTAGGATGGAGAGCAGCAGTCTTC CGCTGAAGATTCATATCTCCCAGAGTACTGCTGAAATTCTCATGAAGATTGGCTCTTATGAGCTTGAGGAGAGAGGAGACACTGAGCTGAAG GGAAAAGGGCTTCAGAAGACTTtctggttaaacaataaagtggGTCTGAAGTTTCCTCTCTCACCGCAGCACTGTGATATGAAGCTAGATCCAGAACCAGAG GTGACATATAAACCAAACATAAGTTGTGATGTGGAGAgtaaagaaaaaggaagaacacACAAAATCCATGATGTAGATAAAATACCTGGTGCTTACACACTGACTGTTCCTGACATCTAG
- the acsl5 gene encoding long-chain-fatty-acid--CoA ligase 5: protein MIMFFPNRSDRMLFLFEFLFSPLPTSALMFLFGLGAVALTYLNTRPKPLRPPVNLNRQTVGIAGGARKNAILKDDNLISYLYEDAKTLYEVFKRGLHASGNGPCLGFRKPGKPYQWLKYKQVLDRAEYLGSGLLQRGLEPSPKSFIGIFAQNRPEWIISELACYTYSMVAVPLYDTLGPEALVFIINRAKISTVLCDKQDKVETLLTNCEKSLTPVLKTIIVMDPFDAALTERASKCAVEILSLKDVEALGKDNLQKPIPPKPEDLSIVCFTSGTTGEPKGAMLSHENVVADAASFVKSFESAFTPLSTDVLISFLPLAHMFERVVQTVLYGVGGRVGFFQGDIKLLTNDMKTLKPTIFPVVPRLLNRVYDKVQSGAQSPFKKWLLNFAIERKHAEVKQGIIRNNSIWDKFIFHKVQESLGGSVRVMVTGAAPISPAVLSFLRACLGCQIFEAYGQTECTAGCTISLPGDWTTGHVGVPVPCNVVKLVDVEEMNYFASNDEGEVCIKGKNVFCGYLNDPKRTAEALDQDGWLHTGDIGKWLPNGVLKIIDRKKNIFKLAQGEYIAPEKIENVYIRCGSVAQVFVHGDSLQSCLVAIVVPDAEILPGLAEKLGVKGSFEELCRNQQIKKAILSDLIKLGREAGLKSFEQVKDLHLHPEQFTIENGLLTPTLKAKRGDLSKFFKDEIESLYAKLQ from the exons atgattaTGTTTTTCCCAAACAGGTCTGACAGAATGTTGTTCTTATTTGAGTTTCTATTCTCTCCATTGCCCACCTCGGCACTGATGTTCTTGTTTGGGCTTGGTGCAGTCGCCCTGACTTATCTCAACACCAGGCCCAAGCCCTTGCGGCCGCCTGTCAATCTGAACAGACAGACTGTGGGCATTGCG GGTGGAGCCAGGAAGAATGCAATTTTAAAAGATGACAACTTAATATCCTATTTATATGAGGATGCCAAGACTCTATATGAGGTTTTCAAAAGGGGATTACATGCCTCAG GAAATGGGCCTTGCTTGGGATTCAGAAAGCCTGGGAAACCATACCAATGGCTGAAATACAAACAG gttttGGATAGGGCTGAGTACCTGGGCTCTGGACTGCTCCAGAGAGGACTGGAGCCCTCACCAAAATCATTCATTGGCATCTTTGCTCAAAACCGGCCAGAG TGGATTATCTCTGAACTGGCCTGCTATACTTATTCCATGGTGGCAGTTCCTCTGTATGATACGCTGGGTCCTGAGGCACTTGTCTTCATCATTAACAGAG CCAAAATATCTACAGTACTTTGTGACAAGCAGGACAAAGTGGAGACTCTTCTCACTAACTGTGAGAAAAGTCTTACCCCTGTGCTCAAAACTATCATCGTTATGGACCCATTTGATGCTGCATTGACAGAACGAGCATCCAAGTGTGCAGTGGAAATCTTGAGTCTAAAGGATGTGGAG GCTCTGGGGAAAGATAATCTTCAAAAGCCAATA CCACCAAAGCCAGAAGACTTGAGTATTGTGTGCTTTACCAGTGGAACTACTG GTGAACCCAAGGGAGCCATGTTAAGCCATGAAAATGTAGTGGCAGATGCTGCTAGCTTTGTTAAAAGCTTTGAG AGTGCCTTCACACCACTTTCCACTGATGTGTTGATCTCATTCCTGCCGCTGGCTCACATGTTTGAGAGAGTCGTGCAG ACAGTGCTGTATGGTGTGGGCGGCAGGGTTGGCTTCTTCCAAGGAGACATCAAACTGCTTACTAATGACATGAAAACCCTGAAGCCCACAATTTTCCCAGTCGTTCCACGTCTTCTCAATCGTGTATATGACAAG GTTCAAAGTGGGGCCCAGTCTCCATTCAAGAAATGGCTCCTGAACTTTGCCATTGAAAGGAAACATGCAGAGGTGAAGCAGGGCATCATCAGAAACAACAGCATATGGGACAAGTTCATTTTTCACAAAGTGCAG GAATCTCTTGGGGGATCTGTGCGTGTGATGGTGACAGGTGCTGCTCCCATTTCACCTGCTGTGCTCAGCTTCCTCAGAGCATGCCTCGGTTGCCAG ATATTTGAGGCATATGGCCAAACTGAGTGCACAGCTGGCTGCACCATCTCCTTGCCTGGGGACTGGACTACTG GACATGTTGGAGTACCTGTTCCATGTAATGTGGTCAAACTAGTAGACGTCGAGGAGATGAACTATTTTGCATCTAATGATGAAGGAGAG GTTTGTATAAAAGGGAAGAATGTGTTCTGTGGATATTTGAATGATCCAAAGAGGACAGCTGAGGCCCTCGACCAAGATGGATGGCTACATACTGGAGACATTGGCAAATGGCTTCCG AATGGAGTTTTGAAGATCATTGACCGAAAGAAGAACATTTTCAAACTGGCCCAAGGTGAATACATTGCTCCTGAAAAGATAGAGAATGTATACATTCGATGTGGTTCAGTTGCTCAAGTATTTGTTCATGGGGACAGTTTGCAG tCCTGCTTAGTGGCCATTGTGGTGCCGGATGCTGAGATACTACCTGGTTTGGCTGAGAAGCTTGGAGTTAAGGGTTCATTTGAGGAACTATGTAGAAACCAG CAAATTAAGAAGGCTATCCTCTCTGACCTTATAAAGCTGGGACGTGAAGCAGGGCTGAAATCCTTTGAACAA GTGAAAGACCTGCATCTCCACCCTGAGCAGTTCACTATAGAGAACGGCCTTCTGACGCCAACGCTTAAGGCTAAAAGAGGTGATCTCAGCAAGTTCTTCAAAGACGAGATTGAAAGCCTTTACGCTAAACTGCAGTGA
- the zdhhc6 gene encoding palmitoyltransferase ZDHHC6, which yields MNIISAIIVFENIHEVRRLCHWGPIIALTVIAVCSSMAILDSIIWYWPLDTTSGSINFIMLINWTVLILYNYFNAMFVGPGYIPLQWKPENPQDTRYLQFCRVCEGYKAPRSHHCRKCNRCVMKMDHHCPWINNCCGHLNHAYFTTFLLLAPLGCSHAALIFIMTMYSQLNDRISFGWSSVKIDMSAPRRVHHPIMPFSISAFAANLFALGLALGTTIAVGMLFFIQIKVILRNKTSIEVWIEEKAKDRIQYYQTGEEFIFPYDLGSRWANFKQVFTWSGTPDGDGIEWPVNDKCHQHTLTIEQLKQKADKRVRSVQYRVVEDYNGAWCPVGKGINTFFRSPCTEEPRIKLTKGETILATRGTKWWMYGDKVLDEEQTKAGIRVRGWFPRRCVVKCHYDSANNTPACEEKKDK from the exons ATGAACATTATATCTGCCATTATTGTATTTGAAAACATCCATGAGGTTAGGAGGCTCTGTCACTGGGGTCCGATCATTGCACTTACAGTCATCGCTGTGTGCTCGTCCATGGCCATACTGGACTCTATTATCTGGTACTGGCCCTTGGACACTACGAGTGGCAGCATTAACTTTATTATGCTCATCAACTGGACTGTCCTCATTCTTTACAACTATTTCAATGCCATGTTTGTGGGTCCTGGATATATTCCTTTACAGTGGAAACCG GAAAATCCACAAGACACTAGGTACCTACAGTTCTGTAGAGTGTGTGAAGGCTATAAAGCCCCAAGATCTCACCACTGCAGAAAGTGTAACAG gTGTGTGATGAAGATGGATCACCATTGTCCCTGGATCAACAACTGCTGCGGACATCTGAATCATGCCTACTTCACCACTTTCCTCCTCCTCGCCCCGCTGGGTTGCAGCCACGCTGCTCTCATTTTCATCATGACGATGTACTCTCAGTTAAATGACCGG ATCTCTTTTGGTTGGAGCTCAGTGAAGATAGACATGAGTGCCCCTCGACGTGTCCACCATCCCATAATGCCATTCAGCATATCAGCTTTTGCAGCCAATCTCTTTGCTCTGGGACTGGCATTGGGCACTACCATTGCTGTTGGCATGCTGTTTTTTATTCAG ATAAAAGTGATTCTGCGAAACAAAACCTCAATTGAAGTATGGATTGAGGAGAAG GCCAAAGACAGAATCCAATACTACCAAACAGGAGAGGAGTTCATCTTCCCGTATGACCTGGGAAGTCGCTGGGCGAACTTCAAGCAGGTGTTCACCTGGTCTGGGACCCCCGATGGAGATGGTATTGAATGGCCCGTAAATGACAAATGCCACCAGCATACATTAACT attgAGCAGCTGAAGCAGAAAGCTGACAAACGTGTGAGAAGT GTGCAGTACAGAGTTGTGGAGGACTACAACGGAGCATGGTGTCCAGTAGGAAAGGGAATAAATACGTTCTTCAGGTCGCCATGCACTGAAGAACCCAGGATCAAACTCACTAAAGGGGAAACCATCTTAGCCACAAGAGGAACCAA GTGGTGGATGTATGGGGACAAAGTTTTGGATGAGGAACAGACCAAAG CTGGAATCCGCGTTAGAGGGTGGTTTCCACGCCGCTGTGTAGTAAAGTGCCACTATGACTCAGCGAATAACACACCAgcatgcgaagaaaagaaagacaaataa